The genomic window CAACAAATTAAACTCATACTCAGTTGTATTGAGATCAGGTATCTTGGCCAGTCAAGATTGCTTTATGTTTGTCTTGTGTGAATGATTTGGATACATTGTCAACCCCACATCACTTCACTGAAACATTTGTGATGAGATGTAGAATTACACACAATGTGAAGGAAAAGCTTGAAACTGATTTCTCCCATCACCAGCAGAGGTTATTAAGGAGAGAGGTAAAAAGCATTTAATTAATCACATCTAAAAGTACAGGTTGGACAGTTTGGAATTTGGATGATTCAAAACAGCCTTTTctcatgttaaaaataaaatatgtgttgTGTCTAATTAGGTTTAGGCtatatatttatgattttttgttatttttgtttttgtatatttattcTTACACTATTTctggtgttttattatttattctgtatgcaaaacaatttttgaaatgtaaaataataatgtatctTAAGGCTCGTGGAAACACTGACTTCTTTCAGTTTGCTCAACATGTGTTATGGGGTCCAGACAGTGCTTCGGGTCATCCAGTCCACAACACGGGTCCCAAACATGAGCTGAACCCACAGCACCCTCCTCTCTGTTTGCAGGTCTAAACCATAGACTGAAAAACTcttccctgtcagctgcaggtTTCTGTCAGAGGTGTCTGGACCTCCTCCAACCActctgcagcacaaagtgcGCTGCGCTCATGCACGGAGACAGGGCAAATTCAAGATGGCGGACTGCTCAGCGATTTGTTGTGAAAACAATAATACCTCCACCGATTAGGGCTAGATCTATAATATCAACTTGAATCCTGATTTAAGAATAGCTGCAACCCATCCGTAGATCTGTATCCCGAGCAGAGCTGACTGCAGTTAGATCGAGCTTTTAATCCAACCATTGGCTGACTGAGCTGCGCGCGCTCACGGTGCACATCTGAAGCCATCATCAATCGAGCATTGATAACAGGATTCATCATGGCTTCAGAGGGAGATGTACAGTGCAGATCCATTTTATACGCGGACTCTCGCCCATTCACAGCGCCGTGTACAGTCAGTGTAAGCACATGTGAAATTCCCTGAAGGCTGAATGACTGGCTAGGCTTTCCTTTCTTTGaatcatttaaaatcaatttaatcTCTATCAGACTCAGGCAAAGTACATGCAAACAACAGAATGCAAACAGAACAAGCTGGTATCACTTAGAGCCAATACAAATCATATATTCTGGGTTTATCACAGTCTATTAATATGTACTTTTATCCTTTTGAATGCAGCCTTCACCAGACCATTGTGAATGACAGTAGCATTGTTCTGATATAGCTTCCTGCAGTAAAGACCATTGTGTAGCCTATGTGAGGGATATATTCATGGTCCATCTGACCTCTCCAGACCATATGCTGCTGGATATAAGATGGAGCTTCATGAGTTAAAAtagatgacatttttcattgtttatcaCAAAGAAAATAGAGGAAGGCTGATTTTTTTCACACTCTGCTGTGAGTGTTAAAAGTGTTAAATGAATTATACTAAAGTGTGGGGGTAATATTCAAGCCATTGTGATCCTTTTGAAAGTTAAGAATTATTTTTAGAGCTGGAAGATGACTAAGTAGGCTACACATACAAATCATAAGCCTAATTATATCACAAAACATAATCCATTGCTCCAGATTGAGATACCCAAGGGCGAAGTAGTTGTTATGAGCTTCACTTTACTGTGACATACTGCTTACACACTAATGCATCAGTAATATTATAATGTAACACCACCTGTACTTTATTAAAATTAAGGAATGCAGGAATTTTAATTGTAATggaccttttctttttttacattgaCATATTGCTactttatcatcattattattaggccttattattattattgttgttgttattgaacATTTGTAGTAAAGGATGTTCCTTCTGTAAAAATACACAGCAAAATCGTAGACCACCTTGATGACGGCGAGgcgaaataaaaataatactactaatgaattaacaaaataaaatagacggggggggggggggtataaTTGTAAGGGCAAGTTATTAATTAAAGCACCGAAGATTCAGAATTTAACAAAATGGAGCAAAAACCACTTATCCTTGGTGAAATCTGTATTTCTTCTACCACTGGGTATCGTTCATGTGTTTCTAAATGGCGCACTATTTTGTCCCTGTAAGCTCGCCGTACTTTCACATGACTTCCACTACGTGTGACTGACCCGCATTCCTCAATTGGCAGTAGGTCTGTCAAACTGACACACTTTGGTGCCGAATAGCACACAAACAGTGGATGAAAACATTATCCATCGCTGCCGTGTGTGTGACGTGTAATGGatgtttttgttaatgtgtcAAACAGCTGATGGTCTGCGGCGCGTGAGAAGATCTGTAAGCTCTCAGTCGGAGTCGCAGCTGCAAACTTCACTTCTACTTTTTTTCTTGTCGGAGCGCATCTTCAGCCTGTCGGGTAGGAAACACATGGATACAAGATAACTGATGACTGAGGGACATTTAGCTCTGTCTGGGCTTCGTGTCGGTGATGGCTGAGCTCATATCGCCAGACTCGAGAAGGTAAGATCAGCTGAGACTCAGTCCTGATACAGAAACAAGACATAATATACAGGACAGACTGGTTCACACTCACCTCTGCTCACTGCTGTCTGTAGCTGCTCATATCAAACCACTGCTCTGATCTTTTTATATGCATTCTCTATCCAATCATCCAGCCCCTAAAATGAAATGATGCTGATCATTAAACCAAACGGTACAGTTTTTGCATGACACCGTACAGACTATCTACAGTAAATGGGTCGCAATTCATTTCAAACGCTGTCTTCAGAGTCCAGTGTGGCAGCAGATTTTTGTGTTACACCTTAAACATCAAATGTGCTGGTTGAGCATTAAAACATCTACTGTAATACATGTCTTGCATTTTGCTTTTCTTGTAAAACATGGACTAAAACAACAGCCAGTGTCCAGGGAAACCAGACACACTGCTCTGAGGCTGAAACTGTGTTTGCCTTTTAGCCATTAAATAAAGAATTCAGACATTTCTTTGTGAATCTCTTGCAGGTGTAATTATTTCTTCCTCTACGATGGATCCAAGGTGAAAGGAGAAGGTGACCCAACAAGAGAGGGAATCTGCTACTTCTACCCTGAAGAGGTTTGACTCATAAGACGTTGCAAAAACTTGCAAAAAGTTGTACTATATGGAGTCATAGGAGtgccttaaaaataaaaaaaaatctataaaagaaaaagtaaataaacttggagaaataaagagggataaataagtaaataaaaaatgtgcaaatataaagagaaataaaagaataaatcatATTGAACAGGCAAAAGCATTAGGGGAAAGAATAGGGAAGAAAACAAAGGGATACAAATACACAGATTAAATTATATAAAAGTAAATGATAATATACAGGGAAAaagttatgtatttattttaggagtttatattaaaaaatataaacacatgtatagagaaaaaaataaacaaataaatgtgaaaatagaTTGAAATgcttataattattattttatgtttttttgtctttatatttCCAAATTTATTTATACTTCTACTTGTATCTCTTTatatttacactttttttttattattcattcttttatttatttctctatttttccactttatttattcctcttcatatttccacatttattttctgactCTGTAGCATTGTGGATGAGAGTATGTTCAGTGTGATAATGATACccagtgcatgtttgtgtgtctataTTGTCACGCAAAGTTCTTAGTTCTGTAACATCAGAGCTGATtactgcatgtttttttaatctcagaCTCCTTTAGATAAGCAGGAGCTGCTCTGTGGTCAGCTCGCAGGCGCCGGCCGCTGCGTCTCTGaactttcctcctctcctgtgcGCATACTGAGGCTGCGCCGCACCAAGTTTGCAATCCGCATGAAAGATGACTTCTTTTGGGTGAGTGAGAGCACAGGTGGTCCAGCTGCAACGTCTCAAATTGTTTATGACTCatttcattctttattttttcttgtttgatAGTTATTTTGGGGAcatctttctgttttttctccagGCTCTGGGCTGCTCAGTGGAAGTGCCCACCGTCAGTGTCTGTGAGCTCCTGGATCAGCTGATAGACCTCTTTTGTTTCTACAATGGCTCCGTCCGACAGAGCTACCAGGTGCAGTCTGACGCTGTATACATTATTCTGTggtgttggatttagggggatgtattggcagaaatggaatgtaataaataataagtatgttttccttAGTCAATAATCAGTAACACattgtgcttttgttacctcagaatgaggtACAAAGGGACCAGGTCCTCATTTACGGAGATCGCTATGTTGCACCACCTTGTCTTTACATttgcccagaacagacaaagcaGACAGTCGCCTTAGATAAGGCCATTTATGTTTTCACGTCAACcactgtagttagaagcccctctgAGACAAGAGCttatgaaaaacactgatttcttaTCGTGAAACATGTGTTTACCGGTtaaaatcacctggtctgtttgttttggagaggaagagaccttggctgataattcggctcccgatTAAAACCTCATAAACACCAAAGTAATTTTACCTCTGAGAAGTTTCACCTGGTTGAAacctgcaatcctcactgctagaccCCACTAAATCCctttaaatcttacacactgctcctttaagtaacAGAGatgaagatttatttttaaaaattgcatcTGCATCAAGACCAACATAATAGAGTAATCTACAAAAGAGTAAAGgtcacacacagatgcatatTATAATTTGATCTGTGTATTGCACTGTAGCTCAACAGCCAGGAAGCTCTGGCTGCACGATGGGCGCAGTACCTCTCACACCTGCGATCAGGATCCTCAGAGCTTCATCACATCTTCAGCTGCCTGAGGACCATTGACCCGACTAATGTACGTACAAAATGTTGACACAGATCTGCATTTAACCTGCAGTGGCTTTTTCTAATAGCGCTGCTGCACATAGATGTTCTCAGACAGGATATGACTATGTCACAATGTGCTGTGGTATTGTGTAACTGCTCAGTGTGTCTTGGCAAATACTCAGAGGCATATTTCTGCATATTCATTGCACCTAGAGAATAAATGTAGAAGTGAACAAGCTGCCAACTAAATGCCATCAAATCTTGGATATTTCTGGCTTATTAGCTGCTTGAAAGGTTCAAGTAAAATGCACAAAATGTGTCTTTCAAAGCAGGTTTAGTCACATCCCATCCTTGGTACAATTTTCTTGATTTTGCCAAATGAGATATGCCAGATCCGTCACATTAAACAACAGATGATGGTGCATTCTGTAACATTATATCCCAGCATTTGAACTGATAAATGTTACAATTGAACTGATGAATGttataatttgtatttttatcacCTTCTTACATCACCTTCTTTTACAAGAACTGAAAGGTAGCAATTTAAATTCTTGTCCTCAGGTTGACCCACTTCTCCTGCTCAAAGCTGCCCTCATTCTTCAGGCCTGTCAGCGCTGCCCTCTAGTGTTAGCCGGCTGTATCCTGTTCAGAGGAAGGTGAGCTGACATTTGGACTGAATCCACCTGACATTGCTGTGGGATAGTTTCTGTAAATAACAGgttttgaaatctgccttttcTCCGCAGAGTTGTGAGCACACAGATGTCTCCAGAGCTCACAATGAAGGTGATGGTTCATGAGAGTGAAACATACACCAAGGTAGGACCAAATGCCGTCCTAAAGCTTTTTTCACCAAGGGGGCTCCCAACAACTGTTCATAAAGCACTTGAAAGTGTTTACTTGTAATTAGTCCAATTTTTTATGCACTCACTTAAATTGACCTATAGAGGGGAATGGAATAATAAAACTTATTTTGCTGAGAACTAGCAAAGAACCCTTTAAAAGGCCACATAGAGACACTGAAACCCAATTTGGTAACCAGTAATTTGGACTACAAGTGTTTCCCcttacattttaataaagacataaaataggAGTAGATTTACATTTAACTAGCTGCCAGTTAGCTTAGATACTGGAAACAGCTGGCCCACCAGCCCCACTAAAGCACATTAATTGacatgttatatcttgtttgtatAATCTGTAAACCAAAGATACTCACTTTATTGCCAGTAGGCCAGATAGGGTGCCGAGTGGCCCACCGACAATTTTCAcaattaacaataaaaataaatggattcacgctagaatttaaaaaaaaaataaaaatttgtaCATTGAATGTAATATTATGTAccagagtgcattaaaaagcatcaaaatagaccTTGTTTTCCAGACCCCCCCCAACAGAGGTTCAGGCTAATTTTTGaataatttatatattaaatattaatgtttgtttttgtctggcACCTTGCCTCCTATCATTGTGCAAAAGTGGCCCCGAGGCAAATCAAGTTGTGTATCACTGCTGttcaaaaaccaaagtgtaataACAAAGTTGCCATTTTATTGGGGTCATGTGCCAGACTGTTTCTTTAGAGTTGATGCTAGGTGGATTTTGTACCCAGGTacagagccaggccagctgtttccccttgtttccaaGGCTATTAAATATAAAGCTAAGACAAAGAGTCATATTGCATCATATCATTGGGGTACGTCTTGTATGCGCTTACCCAAacagtaaatggtaaatggacttgcacttgtatactTTCTAGTCTTCCAGCTACTCAAAGCACTCTTTATGCTACGAATcgcattcacccattcacatacattcacacactggtggccaaggctactaTACAAATTGCCACCTGCTACTCGGTTTTTACACACTCAATTTGGGGTTcaatatcttgcccaaggatacttttaCATGCGGACTgaaggagctggggattgagCCGTGGATTTTccaattagtggatgacccgctctacctcttgagccacagccacccagCAGACTCAAAAGCTGGCACACTATCATATACTGCATTTTACATAACTGTGAATTTGGAGGTCAGCGCTCAGAATGACATCACACCTGAGTTGACCGTGTTCCAGTACAACAAGTCCAAAAGCCAAGCTGTTGTTAGCATTGCCAGTTCTAGCCAGGTTAGCCATTCTTAGCAATACCAGTTTCTCACAACTCATTATGCTGTATTTTGTGCATAGAAGaggtgacagagacagaggtgcTAATAAACTGCATATTACAACAGCTTTACTGCTGTTGATGTGTgaagcagccatcttggattgtGAAGTTTGGGTTTTTGAGGTTCCTCTAACTTTCTGAGCTGGAAATCCGACTTCAGGTGGCGTTCTAGATGAAATTTCTGTCTGCTGTAACCCTCCAACATCACAGCTCCAGTTACACTGCACATGTGACATACCCCTTAGCTTCCATGGGGTCAAAGACCGTGTCCCAGCCTTCATTTAATAGCCTTGGCTTTATCCAGTCTTTATATTAGGCTAAGCTGGTTAGGCTAAGCTGGTTTCAGCTCCACATTTATTGTGTGAGACTTTGTGTttaccaaaatgttgaactattatatgtattatatattCCTTTAACAAAAAAGTCTTAAGCTAGTCTTTCAATTTTGATTCAGACCCAGAGACCAAATGGACCAAATACCTTCAGCTCATTTGGTGATGCTGTCAGCTCCACCACTGTGTTCCTGACCCTGTCTGAACTCCAGTACCTGCAATCGGCCCCTGTGGACAAAGATTTTAGGTAGTGTCTTCCTTCACTGCAACAGAACACGTATATAACTTACACAGGCTCTTTAAAACAAGATGTTTGTGTAACATTTCTGACTCAAACTGTTTTCCGCCCTCCAGTTCCCGGTCTTCTTCTCTCAAAGACACCCCCCCAAGGAAGACCCGCCTGTCAAGAACGCTATCAGACACTCCCTCCACTGAGTCAGAGCCATCCTATCTTGGTTCCTCCCTGTCTCCCCAGAAGGTGTCCTTCAGCCCCCGCTTATTAGAAAGCTCTGTGTTCAGCCCAGATCCATCGCAGAGCACCAGCAGTCCGCTCAGCCCCTCACAGGAGTCACTTGAGCCTCCTTTCTCAAATGGAAAACACTCCCCTGAAGCTGAGGAGGAGGCGCTGGAGGAGTCACATTATCACAGTTTTCACAGCAACGAAGGTGGAGGCAGTGATGTACATAACGAGGAAGACAGCtcagtgtttggtggaaactcCCCTCTGAAcggaggtggaggcggaggagATGGAGACACAGCTTGTGGGACAGTGTTTGACTTCAGAGGGGCTGGGTCTGGGGAAGTGGCCCCACATGACGATAAGTATTTGGGAGAGTCCAGCATAGGTGGCTGTGGGAGAGATCAAGGCCAAAAGGCTGCGACGCAAGATCCTCCCACTTGCTTTAGTGCTTTGGACATCCCAGACGAATGCCCTCTGATTCCCATGACGCTGTACCTGCACCGGGTAAAAGGCTTGGTGCTGGCTCTGCTGGTGGAGCCACACTTCTTGAGTGACTCGGCGTCCATGGAAGAAGTGGTGAGAAACAATGGGAACCCAGCTAATAAGTGGGGGGTCCTCTCATTTTTGTCACATTATGATATTGAAAGTTTGGCTTTTGCAATTGCTAACACATGGCTCTTCCTTTTATGGTTTGTGTCTAGTACCACAGCAGCCTGGCGTCACTCAATGGATTGGAGGCCCATTTGAGGACCATCTCTCCAGGGGCCCCGGGCACTCCAGGACCCTATATCTTTGCCCATTTTGACTGCATTCAGAGCACACTGACAAGTATGGCTCCCATAACACTGACCTATCTCCCCTCTGCATTCACTCTTTGACTCTCTTTGCGTTTATCTTACTTGCTTTGCATCTTATTTGCTTTTCTGATATCTCTGATAATTCTGTCTTTTCCAGTTTCCCAGCTTTGCTCTAGAGTGAGTATCTTCTGCCTCACTATTTCTACCTGGGAACTGGGGAGGGTGGGGGTTTGGTAGTTTGTATTTGTCTTTGCAtgagctaacagctaattaGTAAGATCGTGATTGTCAGCATTCCTTTGTGCAGCAGGCACGCATGTCCAGCGTCATGTGCCACTGTGGTACTGAGCCTCTCCTGattgtgtgtctctgcagccaACTTGTCTGGTCGACCAGGGGGAGCCCCGGAGCGGCCTTTTGTGAGAGCCACATCACTTCTTCACTCGCATTTCTGTAAcactgaaactctgcaggaggCTATTATCAGGTCAGTACTGCAGTCacgtgatgatgatggtggtttGGGGGGGTTTCTGGTGCCTTTCACGGCTCCTTGAGTAGAAGTCGGGGGTTGGGGTTGGATCTGTCAGTTCATCCTGTCTGTCACCACATCCCATCTAAATGTTCTTCCTCTACTTGTGCAGATCACACTCCCAACAACTCACATTTGCTGGGAAACAAAGTTCTGTTGCTATATGTCTTCCTAATGTCACTTTGCTCTTTTGTGTTGCATGTCATCGTCCTACATGcttgaaatgtaaatgtggcATTTTCACCGCAGGAGTGCTGGAGCTGCTGTGTATGGAACCCGCAGCGTGGCCCAGGAAACTTACTACCAGCAGCACGGGGGATCGCTGAGGAACTCTGGAATCCCTAACCACCAGGACAGTGCTTTCTCGCTGCCCAGCAAGGCCCGACACAGACTACTGAAACACGGGGTTAACCTGCTCTGAACGTGAAGGTCGCTTTGTCTTAAGATATGAAGAGCTGCACTGTGAGCGacctaaaaacaaacagagagcaTTTGAGAATGTGAAAGCTTTCTGCTGTGGTTTACTTGTTCCCATAGCAGATAGTGACGTTAGCATGTGAAACCTTATGGTACTCATATTAATAGCAGAACTTTAACTTTGTCTCATTATTATGGATGGCAGAGATGCTGGCTGGTAAAGGTTTTGTAATGTAAGTTTTGTTTACACTGAGGTTTTAGTCATAGTTTAATCATTTTCCATGCCTTTTAGGTACTATTTGtccacattttatttctgttatgCTTAAACACATCACCTTTTATATCTTGTGGCACAACTTTGTTCCTGTTAACACGCTGCACTCATTTTGCAACCTTTTCTTTTACATATATTTTCCATTCAGTCATGTCCCCAGTGCAGCGAAAGTAATGATTCCTCTTacttgtatttattcatttaatttagaCTAAAGCGAGATTTAATCTTTGTACCATAACTTCATGCACTTGTACAGAATCATGCTTCCCTTtgctgcacacactgcaaaacAGTATTGGTGTATTAAACAATAATCTAAAATAGTGTTTATAAAAttgtatatttatttcaaatcagctgtttagtagcattaaatgtgttatttaacTATTTGGCTGTTAGATCATGTTTTTTAGAAAGTgtcatttgtttaaaaagtcTGTATTGTAAGCATGCTGGGAAGAGACACTGTGATATACTGTGGTGCATCATTAgtggaaattaaatgaatacATGATCCTCTCAGTGTTGAGTCTTGTGAGCTACTTTTGTGAACGCTTGTTTAAAACCACAGGGGCTACACTGCCTTATTAGGGCCATCAGCAGCCTGCATGTGACCCTGCAATCTGCCCCCATTGTTTTCCACCTCAGGCTTAACGCCTCGTTTCGAAATGGTTACAAGTGGCCCGCAGAAGGACGTGCGCAAAGCTATTTGGAGAGCCAAACACATACTCGTAAAATGTTATTATTCACCTTCGGTCCGAATGTTTCTGCGCGGTGTGTGTTGTAAATAAGATGGTTCTTGATGTCCCAGATATGGAGTCATTAGAGTCATTAGCTAAGTAGATGAATTTGAATGGTTGGGGTCGGCGCTCTTCGGGGCGCCTCATTATGCAAGCGCATTGAAAGGAAGCGGGAAGTCGGATCGTAGCNNNNNNNNNNNNNNNNNNNNNNNNNNNNNNNNNNNNNNNNNNNNNNNNNNNNNNNNNNNNNNNNNNNNNNNNNNNNNNNNNNNNNNNNNNNNNNNNNNNNNNNggggggggggggggggggggggtcaaatTGATGGTTGAGGGCTCCAACAAAAAGAGGGGCAGGGTCTGTGAGGAGGTTCAGGATTCAAATTCTAAGTGGTAAGATGTCCCTATTGTCAGCGGGGTATataggagacagagagagagagttggcACAACAGAGACGCTGCTCGTTATCCATCAGTGAAGATCCTGAAGTTGGAAATATCACCATGGCCTCCTCGCACTGCATTTGGATTGCTTTATTTCTTCTGTCGGCGTTGACAAGTGACATCAGAGTATTTGGTCGTGCAGTAGACACGCTGGGATTTCTGTCAAAGTCGGTGGAGACTGCACGTGTATCCTCCGGGTCCACTTTACGCACGGACGCTTTGAGGCGATGGAGGCGCGGGATTACGGAGACGCACCGGGAGCGGTGCGCGGAGCTGGCGGTCCCTTGGCTGGAAAACGCACGACAAGCTCCTGAGGATCATGCAACGCTGTTGCAGCTCCGTGTTCGGCCTTTTTCCCCGGGGGCCTCACAGGGCCTGGTATTCCCAGGGAAATCTCTTTTCAGCTTTGTCCGCCGGGTTTACCACTGCTGTCAAGACGGACTAAACTGCAGGAGCGTAAAGGGAATTCAAGGTCGCCTGAGAGGAGGTAAGACAAAGTAGTCTCAGCTGAAACATATACTGTGTAATTAAGTTTTTTCCCCCTACACTACAACTGAATTTTGTTGGATGTGTTGCGTTGGTCATGATGATTTACAAGGAGGGGCCCCTGATGGGCTCCAGAGCTCAGAAAAAGTGAAGATCCAGTTTATTTTACCTGTGATTTAATTCTGCTAAATGTAACTCACTGCCACATATACATGTAGTTATTGTAACCACAGAAGCTGGTGTCTTCACAACTGGACTTGAGGCCTGTAGACAACAATCCAGAGAGGGTTGAAAGG from Epinephelus moara isolate mb chromosome 8, YSFRI_EMoa_1.0, whole genome shotgun sequence includes these protein-coding regions:
- the hps4 gene encoding Hermansky-Pudlak syndrome 4 protein, with the translated sequence MAELISPDSRRCNYFFLYDGSKVKGEGDPTREGICYFYPEETPLDKQELLCGQLAGAGRCVSELSSSPVRILRLRRTKFAIRMKDDFFWALGCSVEVPTVSVCELLDQLIDLFCFYNGSVRQSYQLNSQEALAARWAQYLSHLRSGSSELHHIFSCLRTIDPTNVDPLLLLKAALILQACQRCPLVLAGCILFRGRVVSTQMSPELTMKVMVHESETYTKTQRPNGPNTFSSFGDAVSSTTVFLTLSELQYLQSAPVDKDFSSRSSSLKDTPPRKTRLSRTLSDTPSTESEPSYLGSSLSPQKVSFSPRLLESSVFSPDPSQSTSSPLSPSQESLEPPFSNGKHSPEAEEEALEESHYHSFHSNEGGGSDVHNEEDSSVFGGNSPLNGGGGGGDGDTACGTVFDFRGAGSGEVAPHDDKYLGESSIGGCGRDQGQKAATQDPPTCFSALDIPDECPLIPMTLYLHRVKGLVLALLVEPHFLSDSASMEEVYHSSLASLNGLEAHLRTISPGAPGTPGPYIFAHFDCIQSTLTTNLSGRPGGAPERPFVRATSLLHSHFCNTETLQEAIIRSAGAAVYGTRSVAQETYYQQHGGSLRNSGIPNHQDSAFSLPSKARHRLLKHGVNLL
- the si:ch211-170d8.2 gene encoding uncharacterized protein si:ch211-170d8.2, which codes for MSLLSAGYIGDRERELAQQRRCSLSISEDPEVGNITMASSHCIWIALFLLSALTSDIRVFGRAVDTLGFLSKSVETARVSSGSTLRTDALRRWRRGITETHRERCAELAVPWLENARQAPEDHATLLQLRVRPFSPGASQGLVFPGKSLFSFVRRVYHCCQDGLNCRSVKGIQGRLRGGTDVEFLLTREILSLTIVRAELHLQLSNPQHLDIHPVLLYMAKRDHPTRYSLWSRGNTVELRVDLLFLFQSLQEVAGGAGGGPSLVNMQRVVSSSRGYPPGEKPASGALQDANGDVWGDGAASTLTARELGLVLGCSQAGSAVSCGTGSVHLLHTPFMAVYYR